The following are encoded in a window of uncultured Sphaerochaeta sp. genomic DNA:
- a CDS encoding alpha-glucosidase: MLEIRKTTLGFSLYLHNTCLLNDTAVKPLLKLGTAKGSFSSPHGSYHIRESDLVWYSLPQPVIYAVDKHLLNLAYQGYGTLSIALHAENTVQFSFSLETDKPINRFQIAFPLDETEPIYGCGEQYSFVDLRALAIPIWVQEQGLGRGPNLVKLCCDIVAGAGGSRYSTYFSMPAFVTRSRAFAATSYSYARFDFRQNGVGILQFWQIPQTLSLTLTSSLAESVGALSQGLGRQGKLPSWVGEGISLGVQGGREAVLAKLAAFDTHAPGSITSLWIQDWVGKRITSFGSQLLWNWEYHKESYPAFPQFIREMNERGIRVLGYINPYLAMDCPMYQEASGHGYCVKNQEGGDYAIRITTFDVAIIDLTNSEARTWIKSVIKKHMIGIGLSGWMADFAEFLPTDCILSDASDPEITHNLYPVLWAQVNREAIEEAGKRDECFFFSRSGYLGSASVMDMSWAGDQMVNWDRDDGLASVVPAALSLGLCGIPYWHSDMGGYTTLGWVKRRRDLAIRWAELAVFAPFMRSHEGNKPERNVQYYEDEALIKILGFLARLHNALHPYLITLEEEYQQTGLPFIRVMSLAYPEVKPMRTQFLYGPDVLVAPVLKRGVAKVKVYIPDDSFTSAYDDKAFGKGWHTVSAPLGKPVFFVKKGSLVSRHITAFLALEACMADSSI; the protein is encoded by the coding sequence ATGCTGGAAATACGGAAGACAACGCTTGGGTTCTCTCTTTATCTGCACAATACCTGCCTCCTGAACGATACTGCAGTAAAGCCTCTGCTCAAGTTGGGTACCGCTAAGGGTTCCTTCTCTTCCCCCCATGGTTCCTATCACATAAGGGAATCGGATCTTGTCTGGTATTCATTGCCCCAGCCAGTGATATATGCTGTTGATAAGCATCTACTGAATTTGGCATATCAAGGGTATGGAACACTGAGTATTGCCCTCCATGCAGAGAACACCGTGCAGTTCTCCTTTTCCCTCGAAACGGACAAACCCATCAACAGATTCCAGATAGCTTTTCCCTTGGACGAGACTGAACCCATCTATGGGTGTGGGGAACAGTACTCCTTTGTAGACCTTCGTGCTCTTGCCATTCCCATCTGGGTACAGGAACAGGGACTGGGAAGAGGCCCCAATCTCGTGAAGCTCTGTTGTGACATTGTAGCAGGAGCGGGAGGGTCTCGGTACAGCACCTACTTCTCAATGCCTGCCTTTGTGACCAGAAGCAGGGCCTTTGCTGCTACAAGTTATTCATATGCACGCTTTGACTTCAGGCAGAACGGTGTAGGTATTCTGCAGTTCTGGCAAATCCCTCAAACGCTCTCGCTGACACTTACTTCCAGTCTTGCTGAATCAGTGGGCGCCCTGAGTCAGGGCTTGGGGAGGCAAGGAAAGCTTCCTTCTTGGGTGGGAGAAGGCATAAGCCTTGGCGTCCAAGGAGGCCGTGAAGCTGTCTTGGCAAAACTTGCCGCATTCGACACCCATGCCCCCGGATCCATCACTTCCCTTTGGATACAGGACTGGGTGGGAAAAAGGATAACCAGTTTTGGCTCGCAACTGCTCTGGAACTGGGAGTACCACAAGGAATCCTATCCCGCTTTTCCCCAGTTTATCCGCGAAATGAACGAACGAGGCATACGGGTATTGGGATATATCAACCCCTACCTTGCCATGGACTGTCCCATGTACCAGGAGGCTTCAGGACATGGGTATTGCGTGAAGAATCAGGAAGGAGGGGACTATGCAATCAGGATCACAACCTTCGATGTTGCAATCATTGATTTGACCAACAGCGAAGCAAGAACGTGGATCAAATCGGTTATCAAGAAACATATGATCGGAATCGGGCTTTCTGGATGGATGGCGGACTTCGCAGAGTTCCTGCCCACTGATTGCATCCTTTCAGATGCGAGTGACCCTGAAATTACCCATAATCTCTATCCTGTACTTTGGGCGCAGGTCAACAGAGAGGCTATTGAAGAAGCAGGAAAGCGTGACGAATGTTTCTTTTTCAGCCGAAGTGGCTATCTTGGCAGTGCCTCAGTCATGGACATGAGCTGGGCGGGAGACCAGATGGTCAATTGGGATAGGGATGATGGGCTTGCCAGTGTCGTGCCTGCTGCCCTCAGCCTGGGGCTGTGTGGTATTCCCTATTGGCACTCAGACATGGGTGGCTATACCACCCTTGGTTGGGTGAAACGCAGAAGGGACCTTGCCATACGATGGGCAGAATTGGCAGTATTTGCCCCCTTCATGCGGAGCCATGAGGGGAATAAGCCAGAGCGTAATGTGCAGTACTATGAGGATGAAGCCCTTATCAAAATACTTGGATTCCTTGCTCGTTTGCACAATGCCCTGCACCCTTATCTGATAACGTTGGAAGAGGAGTACCAACAAACGGGTCTTCCTTTCATCAGGGTGATGAGTCTTGCGTATCCAGAGGTCAAGCCGATGAGAACGCAGTTTCTCTATGGCCCTGATGTGTTGGTAGCTCCTGTCTTGAAGCGAGGGGTGGCCAAGGTCAAAGTCTATATTCCTGATGATTCCTTCACGTCTGCATATGATGATAAGGCTTTTGGTAAAGGATGGCACACCGTTTCTGCCCCATTGGGCAAGCCTGTGTTCTTCGTGAAGAAAGGAAGTCTTGTTTCCAGGCACATAACAGCATTCCTTGCGTTAGAAGCTTGCATGGCTGATTCCAGTATATAG
- a CDS encoding GHKL domain-containing protein yields MQDLISNSLRGSVTSIMNVLLLFTLAKSKYGIRSTLLIAVSFFIINVASTFWFYMFGDLTGLSRFNIVMFIVLGICLKPLSKTGVMQWSFNFLTTVNIMMMIIILSFHLGKLFPYPQYAHTLIRLFLYLLTLFLFQRYLLPFYNAFTNNWRIFSLLVICIFLNLGYYFYVTTDIENTLLSAKWPLLLLVMLSLAAYGTVFYSLRRLTAMHALETEHLQNQHERTLLAQAAATMTERLQLMDKVAHEQSLVSHDRRHFNNILLELLQQGEIEEAITCLHRQNEIKTHPDIIYCENKAVNAVVSYYLDMAEQKGLLTNVRLAIPAQLPFDSLELALVVANLLENAIQGVSLLPEERRGLIKLSCHQVGRLLLEISNPCMETVTLGPDGLPYSVQEGHGIGTKSIAAFAAKHDAELLYRILDGQFSVRLLI; encoded by the coding sequence ATGCAGGATCTTATCAGCAACAGCCTTCGAGGCAGCGTAACTTCCATTATGAATGTCCTGCTGCTTTTCACCCTGGCCAAGTCAAAATATGGAATCAGGAGCACGCTCCTGATTGCTGTCTCGTTCTTCATAATTAACGTAGCCAGCACTTTCTGGTTCTATATGTTTGGAGACCTTACCGGCCTGTCACGCTTCAACATTGTGATGTTCATCGTCCTGGGTATCTGTCTCAAGCCTCTGTCAAAGACAGGGGTCATGCAGTGGAGCTTCAATTTTCTTACCACCGTAAACATCATGATGATGATCATCATCCTTAGCTTCCATCTGGGGAAACTATTTCCTTACCCTCAATACGCACATACACTCATCCGACTCTTCCTCTATCTGTTGACACTCTTCTTGTTTCAGCGATACCTGCTCCCGTTCTACAACGCTTTCACCAACAACTGGAGAATCTTTTCACTCTTGGTGATCTGCATATTTCTCAATCTAGGCTATTACTTCTACGTTACCACGGACATCGAAAACACTTTGCTCTCGGCCAAGTGGCCACTCTTACTTTTGGTCATGCTGTCCCTGGCTGCCTATGGTACTGTTTTCTATTCACTGAGAAGGCTCACGGCTATGCATGCCCTTGAAACCGAACATCTACAGAACCAACATGAGCGGACGCTTCTCGCTCAAGCAGCGGCTACCATGACAGAGCGCTTGCAGCTGATGGACAAGGTAGCCCATGAACAGAGCTTGGTTTCCCATGACCGCAGGCATTTCAACAACATACTCCTCGAACTTCTGCAGCAAGGAGAGATCGAAGAAGCCATCACCTGTTTGCACAGACAGAACGAGATCAAAACACATCCTGATATAATCTATTGTGAGAACAAGGCTGTAAACGCTGTAGTCAGCTATTATCTGGATATGGCTGAGCAGAAAGGCCTTCTCACGAATGTCCGTCTTGCAATACCAGCCCAATTACCCTTTGACTCCCTCGAATTGGCCCTGGTCGTGGCAAATCTATTGGAAAATGCCATCCAAGGAGTCTCACTTCTTCCCGAAGAGAGAAGAGGACTTATAAAACTGTCTTGCCACCAAGTCGGGCGGCTCTTGCTTGAAATATCCAATCCTTGCATGGAAACGGTAACCCTTGGCCCAGACGGGTTACCGTATTCAGTGCAGGAAGGGCATGGGATAGGAACCAAGAGTATCGCAGCGTTCGCTGCCAAACATGACGCAGAGCTTCTCTACCGCATTCTGGACGGGCAATTCAGCGTACGACTCCTCATTTAG
- a CDS encoding LytTR family DNA-binding domain-containing protein, translating to MLDIAICDDDPGQLELLASFTAEYMQKHHIGTSIQQFLHPDALLRSCEMQRFHIYILDIVMPMFNGIEVGKTIREHDQSAFILYTTSEPGFALQSFEAKPFDYLLKPIEKQLFHETLHLVVAKLAKTDDGTWVIKTREGMRVLRLSEILYCEYRDHTVTYTLMGAKTLTTKVIKGSFSNHIECLLKDERFLRPHVSFVVNMDYIEGFSKTRFTLRGGYMVPITTKHYPVVRDTYMNYLAKQRHI from the coding sequence ATGCTAGATATTGCCATTTGCGATGATGATCCCGGCCAGTTGGAACTGCTTGCTTCCTTCACAGCTGAGTATATGCAAAAGCATCATATTGGGACTTCCATCCAACAATTCCTGCATCCGGATGCACTCTTGCGAAGCTGTGAAATGCAGCGGTTCCATATATATATCCTGGACATAGTAATGCCCATGTTCAATGGGATTGAAGTAGGCAAGACCATCCGTGAGCACGATCAGTCGGCATTTATTCTCTATACCACTTCTGAACCTGGCTTTGCCCTGCAATCGTTTGAGGCCAAGCCCTTCGACTATCTTCTCAAACCGATTGAAAAACAACTATTTCATGAAACGCTGCATCTGGTAGTGGCAAAACTCGCCAAAACGGATGATGGTACCTGGGTAATTAAGACCCGTGAGGGAATGAGAGTCCTCAGGCTATCGGAAATACTGTACTGTGAATATAGAGACCATACAGTCACCTATACGCTTATGGGAGCGAAAACCCTCACAACGAAGGTCATCAAAGGGTCTTTCTCAAACCATATCGAATGCTTATTAAAAGACGAACGTTTTTTACGGCCACATGTCTCTTTTGTCGTGAATATGGATTACATTGAAGGGTTCTCCAAAACCAGGTTCACCCTACGTGGCGGATACATGGTTCCTATTACAACCAAACATTACCCTGTAGTACGGGATACCTATATGAATTATCTAGCAAAGCAGAGACATATATAA
- a CDS encoding glycoside-pentoside-hexuronide (GPH):cation symporter codes for MQERKVTTKTLLAYGSGDIYGGGSFLIISTLFIFFLSNVVGLSPAMAGFIVFAGKAWDAISDPLFGCISDRTRSRFGRRRVFFLIGIVPVGLSFFLLWISVRFDHTFLTAAYYFFAYLFFCTVFTSVMVPYNALVTEISTDYRTRTRLSGAKMLFSQFSALIAGTVPGFIVNNLYKHDQAKGFFLVGLYFGIFYALPWILVFKGTWELEEKTESQYHSVKDSFKNLSSLMKNRTYKIHITMYLLAYTAMDIMSAAFIYFVTYYFGRPEIYIFCLGSMLLSQILFLPLYLYLANKIGKGKSYTIGAIILSIAMCSFLFIPSDVTRLFLIILSCIMGVGFSAIIAMPWAMLPESSDVDELLNGEARSGAVAGMFTLIRKLTQAFVLWLFGTLLSLIGFNAALPQQTGSTITGIRLIFCIAPLVCMIVATIVSLRYPVTPKTFKMVRDELDRLHCGGLREHADKETKKLCENLTGHAYR; via the coding sequence ATGCAAGAGAGAAAGGTGACAACCAAGACCCTGTTGGCCTATGGGAGTGGTGATATCTATGGCGGTGGTTCATTTCTCATCATCAGTACCCTGTTTATCTTCTTCCTTTCCAATGTAGTGGGACTCTCCCCTGCCATGGCAGGGTTCATTGTATTTGCAGGCAAGGCGTGGGATGCCATCAGTGATCCGCTATTTGGATGTATCAGTGACAGGACTCGAAGCCGATTCGGACGGAGAAGGGTTTTCTTTCTTATTGGTATTGTTCCCGTTGGCTTGAGCTTTTTCTTGTTGTGGATTTCTGTAAGATTTGATCATACCTTCTTGACTGCAGCGTATTACTTCTTCGCGTACCTCTTCTTCTGTACGGTCTTTACGTCGGTAATGGTTCCCTACAATGCCTTGGTCACCGAGATTAGTACAGACTACAGGACACGCACGAGGCTTTCGGGCGCAAAAATGCTTTTCTCTCAGTTCTCTGCCCTCATTGCAGGGACCGTTCCAGGGTTCATCGTAAACAACCTCTATAAGCATGATCAGGCAAAAGGGTTCTTCCTGGTAGGTCTATATTTTGGTATTTTCTATGCCCTTCCCTGGATACTGGTCTTCAAGGGAACCTGGGAATTGGAAGAAAAAACGGAGAGTCAGTATCATTCGGTGAAGGATTCGTTCAAGAACCTTTCTTCGCTGATGAAGAACCGAACCTACAAGATTCACATTACCATGTATTTGCTTGCCTACACCGCAATGGACATCATGAGCGCGGCATTCATCTACTTCGTCACCTACTATTTTGGGAGACCAGAGATATACATCTTTTGCCTGGGTTCAATGTTACTGTCCCAAATACTGTTCCTCCCACTGTATCTGTATCTTGCGAATAAAATCGGGAAGGGAAAGAGTTACACTATCGGGGCAATCATTCTCAGTATAGCAATGTGCAGTTTCCTGTTCATACCTTCCGATGTGACACGCTTATTCCTGATCATCCTCTCCTGCATTATGGGAGTTGGCTTCTCTGCCATCATAGCAATGCCGTGGGCTATGCTCCCTGAGTCATCTGATGTGGATGAACTGCTTAATGGAGAAGCTCGTTCAGGTGCGGTTGCAGGGATGTTTACCCTGATACGAAAACTCACACAGGCTTTCGTGCTCTGGCTGTTTGGTACCCTACTCTCCCTCATCGGTTTCAATGCTGCCTTGCCACAACAGACAGGGTCAACCATAACAGGCATCAGGTTGATCTTCTGCATAGCTCCGCTGGTCTGCATGATAGTTGCTACCATTGTATCGCTGCGTTACCCAGTTACTCCCAAGACCTTCAAGATGGTCAGAGACGAGTTGGACCGGCTGCACTGCGGTGGCTTGAGGGAACATGCAGATAAAGAGACAAAAAAGCTCTGCGAAAACCTGACAGGGCATGCGTATCGGTAG
- a CDS encoding YDG domain-containing protein encodes MKQPKTALLLCLFVFIATLLFFSGCSDMLERLGNISLTIVLDTPDVEVSSYSLEAVHTNTTSRFTVNNIAPPRHALSELKSGVWTVTVTAFSEEGDQLGVGTQQVDLKEGQIVEKTLLVVFSQPAPETSTLVLLAPTRFDSADGRVTGTTTHMEYRPLSSSADEPYTACSEGTTMLGSGTYQIRYAAAHGLHPSAPCTVTIPNYQPIQLTVTRPTLTVLDRTYDGTTAVSGTVTAGTLVGIQGTDDVRISAQASYDSAGAGANKPITVTYMISGPDAGNYLKPVDDTSFRGNITKKQLTVSDTTITANKMYDGNNTAQINSSGTLAGIVTGDSVTVTASAAYADKTVATDKTITVRYALSGDDADNYLEPSDDSSYSGTITKKPITISGTTITANKEYDGNNTAQIDSLGTLSDVVTGDSVNVTASAAYADKSVGREKQITVGYSLSGSDAANYIKPVDNSSFSGEITKKQLTVSTTDLTTSKVYDGSITASISSVAFTGKVLSEDVTVSGSASYDSATAGTGKQITVIYTLSGDDADNYLKPDNQTVTGDIQKRLLSVSGTTITTDKEYDGNNTAQINFFGTLSDVVTGDSVTVSATATYADKNVADNKTITIRYEIDGTDAGNYLKPADDITYRGNITKMQLSVLGTAVTENKEYDGNNTAQIDSLGTLSGVVTGDSVTVEASAAYADKNVADNKTITVKYELSGDDADNYLKPADDSSYRGTIIKKQLTVSQTTVALEKVYDGSRSATINSYGTFAGVISGDSVAIQTTATYDTKDVGTAKPITLTYTLSGTDKDNYFSPSNSVATVTGVITRKQLNVSNLALTSNKVYDGTTSVEPPTFSLVGKVSSDDVTVTATAAYDTPIAGTGKQISITYSIEGDDKENYLKPADRSTTPSCVILKKELTISAPTFESVTKTYDGTTAVQGTVTPGSLSGVLEGDVVTVEANAQYGSANVSYSYSGGLFNQITVKYTLDGPGASNYAPPVWDLSWGAIERKQLSVINTLFPASKVYDGTRTVPITSEGTLSGVIAGDSVSLDSVLASYDTEYAGSDKAVAISYTISGTDGNNYYLNNDTSRKASITQAVLTATVGDYTRAYGAAEPAFSVNVTGFVGGESAGTAASYSPPTATAGTTSTSAAGTYTIRITEGSARNYSFDVGDTGTLTIEKPAGPAISGTIDAYFPNSHEDQTIINVTGFSPNQTGIEAHIAYYGVFNLFYSDLVIDSRGRAVLYMPTAATTVTKIRFRVKETSSYAPGPATEIALSPRPLAIGDYYAGGIVAYIATSSDLAEETDGLIAAKSDLSPTGFPWSSSTTTVVGTSEGYGTGLSNSNKIMTSTGASSFSFAAYNARYYSAGGHNEWFLPSKDELIKIRSVFAEIGNFKTSGSYWSSTEEGMSSPYNGSTAFALEFDSNIVSLATKTCDFLVRPVRYF; translated from the coding sequence ATGAAACAACCCAAAACAGCACTGCTTCTTTGTCTTTTCGTGTTCATCGCAACCTTGCTCTTCTTCTCCGGTTGCAGTGACATGTTGGAGAGGTTGGGGAACATCAGCCTGACCATAGTTTTGGATACTCCTGATGTAGAAGTTTCCTCCTATAGCCTGGAGGCAGTACACACCAATACAACATCACGCTTCACTGTAAACAATATTGCACCACCTCGACATGCTCTTTCAGAACTAAAAAGTGGAGTATGGACTGTTACGGTGACTGCCTTCAGTGAAGAGGGTGATCAGTTGGGTGTCGGTACCCAACAAGTCGACCTCAAGGAAGGACAGATAGTAGAGAAAACCCTCTTGGTCGTATTCAGCCAGCCAGCCCCGGAGACATCAACCTTGGTTTTGCTTGCTCCCACGCGTTTCGACAGCGCTGATGGCCGGGTGACAGGAACCACCACCCATATGGAGTACAGACCACTCTCCTCCTCAGCGGATGAACCGTATACAGCCTGTAGTGAAGGGACAACTATGCTAGGATCAGGAACCTACCAGATCAGGTACGCCGCTGCACATGGATTACACCCCAGTGCACCCTGTACCGTTACGATACCAAACTACCAACCAATCCAGCTGACGGTCACACGTCCAACGCTGACCGTTTTGGATAGAACCTATGACGGCACAACAGCTGTAAGCGGTACTGTTACAGCCGGAACGCTTGTTGGCATTCAAGGAACGGATGATGTAAGGATAAGTGCCCAGGCAAGCTATGATTCTGCTGGGGCAGGAGCAAATAAGCCTATTACGGTAACCTATATGATAAGCGGCCCTGATGCAGGGAACTACCTCAAGCCGGTTGATGATACCTCCTTTAGGGGGAATATCACCAAGAAGCAACTCACGGTATCAGATACCACCATCACCGCCAACAAGATGTATGACGGCAATAACACCGCCCAGATCAACTCCTCCGGTACCCTCGCTGGTATAGTCACCGGCGACAGCGTCACCGTGACAGCGAGCGCAGCATACGCTGACAAAACTGTAGCGACAGATAAAACAATCACGGTCAGGTACGCACTCAGTGGTGATGATGCAGATAACTACCTCGAACCATCTGATGACTCCTCCTATAGCGGGACTATCACCAAGAAGCCGATTACAATATCAGGTACTACCATCACCGCAAACAAGGAGTATGACGGCAATAACACCGCCCAGATCGACTCTCTCGGCACCCTCTCTGATGTAGTGACAGGCGACAGTGTCAACGTGACAGCGAGCGCAGCATACGCTGACAAGAGCGTGGGAAGAGAAAAGCAGATTACTGTCGGCTATTCACTCAGTGGCTCTGATGCAGCCAACTACATCAAGCCAGTTGATAATTCTTCCTTCAGTGGAGAGATTACCAAGAAGCAGCTCACAGTTTCAACAACTGACCTAACGACAAGCAAGGTCTATGACGGTAGTATTACAGCCTCCATTTCCTCTGTAGCATTCACAGGTAAAGTTCTGAGTGAGGATGTCACGGTGAGTGGTTCAGCCTCCTATGATTCTGCTACAGCAGGGACCGGCAAGCAGATTACTGTCATCTATACGCTCAGCGGTGATGATGCAGACAACTATCTCAAGCCAGATAATCAAACAGTAACGGGTGACATACAGAAGAGACTCCTCTCGGTCTCGGGAACAACCATTACCACGGACAAGGAGTATGACGGTAATAACACCGCCCAGATCAACTTCTTCGGCACCCTTTCTGATGTAGTGACAGGCGATAGCGTAACAGTGTCAGCAACCGCAACGTATGCTGACAAAAATGTAGCTGATAACAAAACAATAACAATCAGATACGAAATCGATGGCACTGATGCCGGGAATTACCTGAAGCCTGCTGATGATATCACCTATAGGGGAAATATCACAAAGATGCAGCTCTCAGTATTAGGGACAGCTGTCACAGAGAACAAGGAGTATGACGGTAATAACACCGCCCAGATCGACTCTCTCGGCACCCTCTCAGGTGTAGTGACCGGCGATAGCGTCACCGTAGAAGCAAGCGCAGCATACGCTGACAAAAATGTAGCTGATAACAAAACGATAACGGTCAAGTACGAGCTCAGTGGAGATGATGCAGACAACTATCTTAAGCCCGCTGATGATTCCTCCTATAGGGGGACTATCATCAAGAAACAGCTCACGGTTTCACAGACAACCGTTGCCTTAGAAAAGGTGTATGACGGTTCTCGTTCTGCAACAATAAACTCATACGGCACGTTTGCAGGTGTTATTTCTGGTGATTCGGTAGCGATACAGACTACAGCCACCTACGATACGAAGGATGTAGGAACAGCGAAGCCCATTACCCTCACGTATACCTTGAGCGGAACAGACAAGGACAACTACTTCTCACCAAGTAACTCGGTTGCAACAGTAACGGGTGTAATTACACGAAAGCAACTGAACGTGTCGAATCTTGCGCTTACTTCCAACAAGGTCTATGACGGTACTACCTCTGTAGAGCCCCCCACCTTTTCACTTGTTGGGAAGGTTTCCTCCGACGATGTGACAGTGACGGCAACAGCTGCCTATGATACCCCTATAGCAGGAACAGGCAAACAGATCAGCATTACCTACTCCATCGAGGGAGATGATAAGGAGAACTACCTCAAACCAGCTGACAGGAGCACAACTCCATCCTGTGTTATTCTAAAAAAGGAGCTTACGATAAGCGCTCCTACCTTTGAAAGTGTTACAAAGACCTATGATGGTACAACTGCCGTACAGGGTACAGTCACTCCAGGTTCGCTCTCTGGTGTTCTCGAAGGGGATGTCGTTACCGTAGAAGCCAATGCACAGTACGGGTCTGCCAACGTTAGCTATTCTTATAGTGGAGGACTATTTAATCAGATCACAGTTAAATACACATTGGACGGACCCGGTGCAAGCAATTATGCCCCACCAGTCTGGGATTTAAGTTGGGGAGCCATCGAACGAAAGCAACTGAGTGTCATTAATACCCTTTTCCCTGCATCAAAGGTGTATGATGGGACTCGTACAGTACCAATCACATCAGAAGGAACACTGTCTGGAGTCATTGCAGGAGATAGTGTATCTCTCGACTCTGTCTTGGCATCCTATGACACGGAGTATGCAGGCAGTGACAAGGCTGTTGCCATTTCCTATACCATCAGTGGGACTGATGGCAACAATTACTACCTGAATAACGATACAAGCAGAAAAGCCTCTATCACTCAAGCCGTTCTGACTGCAACGGTGGGAGATTATACGCGGGCATACGGGGCTGCTGAGCCTGCCTTCTCCGTCAATGTCACCGGCTTTGTGGGCGGAGAGAGCGCTGGCACTGCCGCGTCGTATTCCCCTCCTACGGCAACAGCTGGAACAACATCTACCTCTGCTGCAGGAACCTACACGATCCGTATAACAGAAGGAAGTGCCCGCAACTACAGCTTTGATGTTGGTGATACGGGAACGCTTACCATAGAAAAGCCTGCAGGCCCTGCCATCAGTGGTACCATAGATGCATATTTCCCCAATTCACATGAAGATCAGACGATCATCAATGTAACCGGGTTCTCCCCCAACCAAACAGGAATCGAGGCACACATTGCCTACTATGGGGTTTTCAATCTCTTTTATTCAGATCTAGTAATCGACAGTCGGGGAAGGGCGGTACTCTACATGCCTACAGCTGCAACAACTGTGACAAAGATTCGGTTCAGGGTGAAAGAGACAAGCTCCTATGCACCAGGGCCTGCAACAGAGATTGCTCTCAGTCCAAGACCCCTTGCGATCGGAGACTATTATGCAGGGGGTATTGTTGCCTATATCGCAACAAGCTCCGATCTTGCCGAAGAGACAGATGGTTTAATAGCAGCAAAGAGTGATCTCTCGCCTACTGGATTTCCTTGGT